A window of Labeo rohita strain BAU-BD-2019 unplaced genomic scaffold, IGBB_LRoh.1.0 scaffold_219, whole genome shotgun sequence genomic DNA:
attCTTTTTATCATCTAACAGTATTCTCTGAACATAATGTGCTTTCTAACAAAATTGTGCGGTGACTGAATGTTTGTCTCCAACCAATAAGACATATTTTCCCAGAAAATTCtggaatacacacacacacacaaaaagatgaTCTGTTGTCTCTATATCATCTTTACAGAAAGCACAGGCATTTTCTTCGAAATTAAAACTGTGTCTTAAAAACTCAGATGAGGGATATGTaccattaaatattttgcaatggGTTGCAACTTTAGACTTTAGAAGCCACTGGGCAGCTAATATATTGTAATGTCTGTAATTTTTTGATAGCTGGCTTATCGTAAACTTGCAAAATACTGTTGTGGTATAAAGATGTCTTATAGTGCAGAATTGAAACAAGAGCGAATACATTTGTTGGGAAGCACTGCTTTGAGATGGTCAGCATTAGTTCACATGATCCATCTGAAATGTTAATAACAGTGTTTTCTACTAGACTCACAAAAAATGTTGGAATGGCctttaaaacatgcaaattatacatttatatgtagAATTTGCcaaaccaaattaaaaaaagttgatAATATATTCTTTAGATTTGCTGGCAGAGTCAGAGTAATAACAAGTAGTATCTTTCAAGCTAAAAGATTGTGCAAAGACAATCAAACAAATCAAGGGAATACAAATCAAACCAAAACTTCTCAACAAATTCacataaaaagaataaatatattacgGTTTCATCTTTGTTGCCACAAAATGTGCAGGTACTAGGAATATCAACATATTTGAAACAGTTGAGTTAACAGGATATATTTTATGTAGGATTTTAAAGCAGATGTCGTTGGTTTTATTGGTTAGAAAATACAACCACGCTCTTCTCCAACCTATATTATATTTATCCTATAAAAAAGAGTGGTTTTCCTATCAAAGATGGAAATTCCCTTCAGATTCTGATTGTGCATAATACTTAAACATAATAATTCAGTAACCAAAATAAAGAAACAGGGGGAAATCGGGCAAACCGGGGTCAATATCAAAAAGTAGACGTGAAACCaaacaatttgtttaatttgttgtttaatAGTGTTAAAGGCCTTAAAAAGAAAGTAGAATAGCTTTAGATTTCACAAAGTCAGCATAATTCCATAAATCTGAAATAGGTCTTATGTTATTACTAGTGTGCCTACCTTTAACAAAACTCAACTGTGTTTCTGAAAGCTTAAATTTTAATCTATTTGTGTAAACCAAGTTCAAGATCTTGTGGTCAACTGTGAGCAGTGTAATTGTCTCCAATTCAAAGCGCATCAAAGTCACGTGATTTCGTTACATCAAACCATTTCGAAACGTTTGTAATTTAAATCACGTTTAATGACACGTTTGTATAATAAAAGTAAGAACTGTAGCTATAAGTCTCTTATTAACTGAACTGATGAAAATAAAGCGTATCAAACATAGACTTCACATTTAATCTCATTAGATGCCTTGTTAATTGCATGAAATAGATGATTGTCTCAGTAAAACATTTGCAGTgagtttgtaaaatattttgatgcGTCTCCGCGGCTCTGAGCAGCAGGCatcagcacacaaacacaacagctTTATTCTTCTGATTCAGTCTCTCAAAGCCTCGTTTTTCCGTCACTGAGCAGCAGAAACACAAGAACACTTGAGATATGATGATGTACTTACTGACCAGAGGCACTGGAGACAGACCTCAGCTCACCCGAGCATCTCAGCTAAAGCTAACCAGCAACTGCAACCAGTTCAACTAGCAATCGTCAGCTGACGCTAATGAACAtcctgatgatgatgatgatgatgatgatgaagctTTGAGCTCAGATTTCACGCTTAACCCCGACACACAAACGCACATGTTTCAATCAggttgtttttactgttttgcggTCATTTTTTTACACCATGGCTTGTGTGATTTGGTGTTTTCTGAAGTGCTGTGATAATACAGATGATGTGTAGTGAGTTTGAACTGATGACACGAATGAAATGAACAGAAACAGGAGAACACTCAGAGAATATAGAGCTTTATTCATCCCTCTACATCAACTCCATCAATACTGATCCACCATCACCTACTTTActattaattatgattattatattatcaaaaAGGAATTTACAGAAGAGTCCAgcatctctctctcacacacacacacacacacacacacaccagggTTAAAAACTGAGTAAGCAGAAACAGAAGTgttaattgtacttttttttctggGTAAATAGTAAAACTGCATATATGAATCGGCTGCTGCAGCTCTGACAGAGACAAACACACCGAATCAAATGAACCGATCAGAAAGAGTCATCCAGCACACGAGCGAATCGCTCCCGTCATCGTCCGCAAGAGTCCGCGTTCGTGTCGTTCAGTTGTTCTTCTTGTCTGGATTCTCAGGTGGGAAATACGGAGGCGGCTGATCCTGAACGAACAACAGCAAACACATGAGGAATCAAATGACTCACATTCACTCAATCACCTCACATGGGCGtcggaagcaaaataaatgttggtGGGTCctccaatatatatattaatatatatattgccTCTATCCAGTAACGTGACAACACTACAAAAAACAGTTGTTTGAACGTGTTTTCAGTGGCGTAAGCGGTAAAGCAAATAGCTACTGTATTTTGATGCAAACGACCCGAGTTCACGTCCACCTGTTGCCAAAATCGATCTTTTGCtttttcacatctcattttacaTTGGAAAGGcatgttttcaataaaaataaaaatgaaggaaataatcgaaGAGTTTGAATACAGTATCGGGTAGGGGTAGGTGTACCTGAGCAGCAGATACATTCATGCTTTATTTACTTTGCTGCGTTACAGGAATGCAGCAGGCGCGAATATTCCCTAAACACACCTAGTATAGACAGCGAAGCGGTCAGGACCGTGGCGCccgcttcctttgaaatatgtctgatgattgcgcctgatgcgTTGGCGCTCGCTCCGTCCGCTCCTCCACCCCTGATGCTGCTTGTTTATACGCGTGAGCATAGAGCTTCATCTATTAGCGCATTCGTCATGTGGAATGGATTTGACTGATGGCGCTCTAAAAAGTGCGCAGATATATTTGCCAAATTAGAGATggtaaaagtgggtgggtcctgTCCCACACACATTCAATGGTTCCGACGCCcatgattaaacattaaaattaaaccaaacttttaatttgtcAGTTTGTAGAAAAAGATGTAGACTCCATTTAATTTTGGATGTGATTCATCGATTGGacaaccctaaaaaaaaaaaaaagaggactATACTATCTGTGTGTTTTGttagtgatgtgtgtgtgtctcaccaTGGGCATGTAGACGTTGTGAGGGTTGCTGGGATTGTAGAAGGCGCTGCTGGCCGCTTCTGCTGCTTTGGCATTTCCTGGAGCCACTGACAAACACAGACAGACGTGAGCAGAGATACTGTTAACACCCGTCACAGATCCGTTCTgagcgtgcgtgtgtgtgtgtgtgtgtgtgtgtgtttacctggAGGCGGACACCAGTCCTGAGGAGGTCCGGGATACGGAGGAGGAGGAGCCATGTACATGGGAGCGCTGGGATACACACCtacggacacacacacacacagttacacAACTCATCTATGAAGACAGCTTGAGACTCTTCAGCTCAGACAGTCTGGCGGTACCTGCTGCAGCAGGGGGTTGTGGGTAGGGGTTGTACCCGGCCTGCGGCATACTGGGATACGGGTACGGGTACGGCTGTGGCATGGCTGGACTGGCGTATCCGTTCATCCCTGCGGGCAATCCGAACGCTCCGTTCTGAGCCGGGGGAGCTCGAGacgctgcacacacacacagaaagtttCACACAGCAGTCCAGCACTGGTTCATGATCACACAGCATGTGCAGTGATTCAATAATGACTCAGTGACTCAGAGATTGATTCCTGACCGTTGGTGGCCAGTTTGAAGAGGTGTTGTCCCAGCTCAATGGCTCCTCCGCTGGGGAAAGACATCTTGAAGTTGGCCTGACCCTCCCATCCACCTGACAGAGAGACACACGTGAGAGCGAGCCGAAGGCGACACAATAACGACAAGCGGCAAGCGCGAGCCGGGTAAAGCGCCGTACCTCCCGCCTCGGCTTTGATCAAACCCTGGATGTAGTTGGCAGCAAACACCGGCTGCTCGATGCTGCAGTTCTTCATCAGATAGTACGGGAACATGAAGGAGCAGAACTTCTCTTTCATTGTACTGCTGACAAACACcatctgaaacacaaacacacacctgctTAACCTGTGCCTGTGTCTGATCAGTTAACCCGTGCTTGGGTGAGTTATAGATCAGTTAACCCATGTTTGGGTGAGTTACAGATCAGTTAACCCGTGTTTAAGTGGGTCATTGATTAGTTATGCTGTGTCTGAATGGGTTATGGATTAGTTAAAATGGTTTTGATCGAGTTACTGATTAGTTAACCTATATCTGGATATGTTATAGAATAGTTAAACTATGTTTAGGTGGGTTGCACATTAGTTAAAAAGGTTAGGGTGAGCTATGGATTAGATTAAATTATGTTGGTTGGGTTACTGATTAGTTAACCTGTAATTCAATATGTTATGGATTAGTTAAGATATGTTTAAGTGGGTTATGGATTAGTTACAATGTGTTTGAGCAGATTATAGATTAGTTAACCTGTATCTGGATAGTTTATGGATTAGTTGAGATGTGTCATAAATTGGTTAAACTGTAGGATTAGTTATGGATTACCTATGCTATGTTTGGCTGGGTTACTGATGAGTTATCCTGCATTTGAATatgttatttagtttagttaaaatgttttggGTGGATTATGGattagttaaaatgttttggtGGGTTATAGATTAGTTAACCTGTATTTAGTTAAGATGTGTTTAGTTGCCTTATGGATtagttaatttgtgtttcgataGGTTATGAACTAGTTAAGATGTGTTTGGGTGGGTTATAGTTACCCTGTACTGGGTGAGGTAGACGGAGCCCTTCTTGGTCCCCCTGAACAGGTCGTTTTTGGGCGTGATGTCACTGAAAGAAAGTTCAACGTTCTTGCATTCTCGCAAGATGCTGAAAGAGCCGGATGAAAACAGGAAGTGAGGTCACATTGGAAAGTCAAGCACCCCTCTGTTCCCAGAACAGCACCACAGAGTTTCTCAACACATGTGAACAAACACGGTTTCTAcagttccttcagaaatcacccACACCGGCCACAATGTCTGTCTGTGATGAGAATTCGACTGTTCACGCTCATCTCATCTTacagggttagttcacccaaaaatgacagttctgtcatgaatcactcaccctcatgttgttccaaagccaTAAGAGCTCCGTtcatctgcagaacacaaatcaagatgctttcgatgaaatccgagagctttctatCAGTCAAGTCACAGAAATGTAGCAAGAACATCATgaaacatcagtggttcaaccacaaGTTTATGAAGCTGTGAGAATATGAGAATGACGCAGAACAGAAGAAATGGTTAAACAatcttgttgtttttgttttctttgcacacaaaaaaaggattttcatagcttcataaaacttAGTTTAATCACTGAAGTCACATGGGCAGTTTTGATAATGTCCTCACGACCTATCTGGGTCTTGaccgtgtcagttgcgttgccatctatgaagggtcagaaagctcttagatttcatgaaaaatagcTTAATTTGTGTCCCGAAGGTGAACTCATGTCctgtgggtttggaacaacatgagggcgagtaattcatgacagaattgtcatttttgggcgaGTTTTTGAGGGTCAGAATCTGTGTAGTCAACTAAAAACACAGTCACTAAACCACAGGATTTACATGAAGTCATTTAGTAAACTACAATCATTCATGACACCACAGACCTGACAGCAAAGATAAGATGACGAACACATGTACACTTACTTTACTGACCAAGCTAATGAGAACACGGctgaatatttcttttatgtaacattataaatacataatatgatGAGTGTCACACAACCGTcatcacgtgtgtgtgtgtgtgtgtgtgtgtgtgtgtgtgtgtgtgtgttatgtcaTGTATGTTGTGTGTAAGATGACAGCATGTGCGTGTTCTTGTATGTCGTGTTAATGATGATAAGTGTTGACGGTGTTTATGTCGCtgtgtagtttgtgttgttgttgttgttgttgttgttgttgttgttgtcgtcgtCGTCGTCGTGTAGATTATATCATTACCTCTCCCCGGCCTGGATCAGGATTCCTCCGTTCGGGTGATGGTTTCGGTTCAGCGTCATGTCCACCCGCTGATTAACACTCAATTGAAACGGATGTTAGTTTCAGCGCGACGTTATTTAATAACGCGGTGTGTTGTTATTCCGCGGTCAGTGATGAGTAGCTCGATACACTGTTGCGCACTTTATTTCCGGCACCACGTGACTCCTCTCTCCGCCCCGGGCGTCACGTGAGCGGTGCTGTGACGACTGatctggaatttttttttttttgaataaagtcttttttaaaaatagaaaaatacagttttgtcttTATATATTTGAATCTATGAAGAAAATGTTCCCCCCAATCAACATTATATTGCAGAAAAATCATTCTTTTTATCGTCTTACAGTATTTCCGAATATAATGCGTTTTCTAACAAAATTTGGCAGCGACTGAATCTTTGTCCCCAACCAATAAGAcatattttctcagaaaattctggaatacacacacacacacaaagattaaagattaaagaaaaaaagattatgaaatacacacacacagagagagctCTGGAAAATATCCATTCAACCTAATTATTACTCTTTTATATTGCCACATGTCACATTCACCGtaataaattcagtcattaaaagcctttttattgctttgaaaaaaataaaataaaataaaataaaataaaaatcgagTGAACCTCTTAAGACGGTAAAGGATATGAGCGTATATAATCCTTTTACGTGTTTGCATTTTGTGCATAATATACaccaatattaatataaaaaacaaacaaaaatctacaATATCAAAGAGTAACaaacatttcacacacacacacaaaatacagcataatgatttatttatgatCTAAACACACTGACCTAAAACACGAAGAACCTCAGACACTTgagagacagacacacacacacacacacacacacacacactaaataaataaataaataaataaataaataacatacacacactgttTCCTCAACTCGACCAGACCGAACCAAAGGAACCCAGAGAAAAACACCAGTGAGTTTTCAAACTGGGATCCGCTAAATAATTTGCTGTATGGTATTTTCTGGACTACAAgtcactttttttctgaaatatgcTATGATCTACATTCCAATGTgacttaaataattaaaatagccTAAGCAAAACACAAACCCTTAAAggttaccataaatatattccTCATGTCTGTGTCACTTGAGTTTTTCTTCATTTCAGGAAGAGATTCAACAGAGACCGAGACGTCAAGCAcattttgtttgcttgctttattttacaaaagtgcaacgttTCACCGGTATCTTGAAAGTTCGCACATAAAAATAGACCGTTTTGAACGATGCTTTTATCGCTGATCATACAAATCTTCACAcctctgtaaaatgtaataGGCTCAGTAGTCAGTTACTTTAtcaaagtaatgtaactgattacatttgattacgttttgattacttttctaaatttctaatgttttcaactcttaatcattttcaaacatttcaggCAGACAGGATTAGCCTCAAgtcaccattatttatatactgctttttacaatgcagatggtgtcaaagcagctttacactacagtattAAACCTGTGACTGTCAGACTTTCAGAATCCAGTCACCACTTTTTGCTTTGAGATCAGCCTGAGATTAATTACAGATTTAAGTCATAGATCATAACAAGAAATGACTATGACAGTACATACTGACATCTAAAAATGCCTTGGGAGGATAAAAAagaaacccaaataggaaataaaacagttatgaaATAAGCATGTGCcctaaactcctgaaaaatTGGTGTCTCAATTTCTGAAAGAAATCAACTGAATCTGTTAAAGATTTAAAGTCAGATGTAACCTCCTTTTGTAAACACTAAATTATACtttttcagtaactgtaactgattacagttacatttatttataataaaatgacatgTATCTAGTTACTCACAAACAGTGCTCATGCAGAATGAGAGctttattcactttttttttttttaagcgacCCAGCAAAGGATGAACAGACTGTTATAAACAGTGACATATTAGACTAGTCTTGCATATTTAGTTCAGCCCAGAGAGATTTAGTtcccacaagataaaaataaatataattaatattgccattatttaaaatgcGGTGAATCGgtaaacatttctttgtcctaCGTGGACCTGTTGTTCTAAAAACTACAgtgttatttgattttttttttttttttaaatttttgagccaaatgtcaaaattgtcctatggtgtgactgtctcaaacatggttcaataaattacagtgttagaaattaaaaagaaaagcataaaaatgttaataaagaCCTCTGACATTATTCCACAAGTGTCTATTTTAGTTAAtggcaatcttttttttttcatccatacaTTTCTGAAAGTGTATGAACTTCTTGTCTCTGAAATCCacgtcctctggtgtgacaccacaaccTGATTTTAAATCGGCCAATTCCAGAGAAAACTCTAATTAGTTGAAGGACCCCATTCGTGGTCGTGTTACTGAAGCCCCTTGTGAAGCCCATGACATGTGAACATGGTgcatttttgtctcagaattgttcaaatattcactttttttggaaccagttcaaaagtgttacgttttgttgtcctttggtgtgacaccgctaaattatattttattgtgagtatttaataatttaggGGATGAAAATGGTGAGATACATTATTGCTGGAGTAACAGTGAagtaattgttaaaaaaacaaaaagaaaataaacggagcaattccaataggaaTTGTGAGCCcccagaaaaataaataaataaataaataaacaaacaaacattgatGTTTCATCGCcctcaactatatatatatatatatatatatatacacacacatataattatTCCAGGTGACACAAAATTGGTTTATTGATGTGAATGCAGTTTGTCGCAAAGCAGCCACACTTCCCTATGGCATTTGTTTTAAACGTTACAATACTGGATGTTTAAACTCTTGGCAGTTTCAGAagctgttaaaatgaacacaatcCCTTCTTCGAAAATGACCTGAAACTGAAATGGGCAACATTTAACAAACTGGACAtggagcctcattgagatcCCTGTATCTCTTGGACTGAATAATGTAGGGCCTTGAAAATGtagattccaaaagaaaagtttactgacaactagaatctaaaatcatatgaCAATATCTTatatacttcttgagttataggcaaGCGAACCTTAGAAAAAGAGTGAGAGATgacaaaaggaaagtttgttaagacccaatatctaaaagggcattaagatacctttaatatttcttgagttacaggcatgcaaactttggagaaaaacgtgaaaagtgctgtttccccatttttgaatggtcaccattggcacataattcAACAAAGATTGATAAAGTCAACAAATTTCACTAATAGAGCAAACAATCTCTGTAAAAAATAAGACAATGATGTCATCTTTCTGAAGTTATTGTTACCCCCCCTGTAAATTGACCGCCATGTTGACCTCCCTCTACGAAATAGTGGATTAcccagtaaatattcatccatgacattttaatattttggctttcatcactatacatgtgtatctttcttcaaaaaaaaaaaaaaaatattagcaaaatcaaaaatgtgagCCGGGGACCTCGGagttgacacggaatgacccaAATGTCTTTCCAGTCAGTTATTCAGAAATGAAAAAGTATGCAATCCAATGTATACTAAACCCACATAAAAATTACTCACTGTCTTCATTTTTGGTTACGATAATATGATACTGCATAATGgtttcataaataatacaaataaatgtatctaATAAATGAAACCAACAAACTTCACAATCGTGCAAAAAGACagaaacacatttaaacacaatatCATTGGCCGCTGTGTGTTGCTATACGGTAATATAAGAGTGAGGTGTACAGTCGTGCTTGATCGTTCGTAAAATTTTTAGAATTTCctgtatttctgcataaatacgACCCAATACATTATTAGATGGTTCACAAAAGTAGACAAAGAGAgcccaatcaaacaaatgagtcAAAATATGATACTTGGCCATTTATTTTAGTTCGAAAAATTATCCAAAATTGCATACCTGTGAGTAGCAAAAAGGGGGGTATACAGGTTGTGCCACAGGGATCACTAGGAAACTTAAAAATGGCACTTCATGATATAAAGGTTGCTGACTCCTGTTTAAGAAACGTTTTCCACACTTCTCGAGTGAACTCAAGTGaccgttaaaggagaagtccactttcagaacaacaatctacaaaaaatttactcacccccttatcatcaaagatgttcatgtgtttctgtcttcagtcgtaaaagaaATGCtggtttttgagtaaaacatttcaggatttttctccatataatggacttcattggtgccccgattttgaacttccaaaatgtagtttaaatgcggcttcaaaggctctaaacgatcccagccgaggaagaagggtcttatctacagggtgggccatttatatggatacatcacacatcaaacttattgggaatttcacaagaaaaacaatggtgtgcttggttttaacgtaactttattctttcatgagttatttacaagtttctgaccacttataatgtgccacaaacaggacgttaatatcaccaaccattcccattttattaaggtgtatccatataaatggcccaccctgtagtGAAATGAtcgctcattttttttttttaaatataagcacaaaagctggtgtagcacaggctctgggatgcgcgtccacgacgctacgaatTACAGGGTCCATCGTCTGtatactccggctcaaaaaggtatggcaaaaactcttattttctcctacaacttgagaggaggacatcgttgtagctttttgtttgtaaacagcgttgaCAAACTtgcttgcactttcttagtctttgcgcgttcgctttgtaaacactgggtctgtagttccgcgtgacctttcagcgtgattcaatagtaggtagcgtcgtggacgcgcatcccagagcctgtgctacaccagcttttgtgcttaaaatgtatacacatttttatttttcgaaaaaaatgactgatcgtttcgctagataagactcttcttcctcggctgggatcatttagagcctttgaagccgcatttaaactgcattttggaagttcaaaatcggggcaccatatcagtccattatatggagaaaaatcctgtaatgttttcctcaaaaaacatagtttctttacgactaaagaaagaaacacatgaacatcttggatgacaagggggtgactacattatttgtaaagtgttgttctggaagtgaacctcTCCTTTAAGGTCCTTTTTGTTTGAAACCCTTTCCAAACTGATCACATGCGAACGGCTTCTCTCC
This region includes:
- the wbp2nl gene encoding postacrosomal sheath WW domain-binding protein, which codes for MTLNRNHHPNGGILIQAGESILRECKNVELSFSDITPKNDLFRGTKKGSVYLTQYRMVFVSSTMKEKFCSFMFPYYLMKNCSIEQPVFAANYIQGLIKAEAGGGWEGQANFKMSFPSGGAIELGQHLFKLATNASRAPPAQNGAFGLPAGMNGYASPAMPQPYPYPYPSMPQAGYNPYPQPPAAAGVYPSAPMYMAPPPPYPGPPQDWCPPPVAPGNAKAAEAASSAFYNPSNPHNVYMPMDQPPPYFPPENPDKKNN